One segment of Thermodesulfovibrio sp. 3907-1M DNA contains the following:
- the flgL gene encoding flagellar hook-associated protein FlgL, with amino-acid sequence MKVTTGFFYKTFLNDLNKQLDAMYKAQQQLATGKRVLSPGDDPVAVSRIVKYNSEISALDEYKRVMDTAKNYNSSIETAIDDLKNMLIKAKTYAVQGSTDTLSAIDRLALAREVDTLIQRSIETINTKVAGRYIFAGFKADTAPVNAQTGLYQADTNFQYLDISFFLDVAVNLPATEFFTYTVDPLDPNRSLKVFTPYNYNFTLDPNAPYDADPLGALLMPQPSGGPITDPSSSFTSNGGTLTVKFADNQAVTVNISANASLNDIRDAINNDPQVSRYVKAWVVNTGTSASPDYRLVISSIPNGKADKIRIDVNAPSADNLNLLAYNPESGNVSMSFQENINGYNYITDPADPDYYSFNNNYLNENYYLRALYFLKVALENNDQGRIQKAVGYLDKIADKLYSQQSQIGARLSKIENISDYNLDVETNTKQSLSNDRDVDAVQVISELNQRMTVLQALRVTLTDFFRSNLFDFLR; translated from the coding sequence ATGAAAGTTACAACAGGCTTTTTTTACAAAACATTTTTGAATGACCTTAACAAACAGCTTGATGCAATGTATAAAGCTCAACAGCAACTTGCCACAGGCAAAAGGGTCCTTTCACCAGGGGATGATCCTGTAGCTGTATCAAGAATTGTCAAATATAACTCTGAAATTTCTGCTCTTGATGAGTACAAGAGAGTGATGGATACGGCAAAAAACTACAACTCTTCCATTGAAACAGCAATTGATGATCTTAAAAACATGCTGATAAAGGCAAAAACTTACGCTGTTCAGGGTTCAACAGATACCCTTTCAGCTATTGATAGACTGGCACTGGCAAGAGAAGTGGATACATTAATTCAGAGAAGTATTGAAACAATAAATACAAAGGTAGCAGGAAGATATATTTTTGCTGGATTTAAGGCAGATACTGCTCCAGTTAATGCTCAAACAGGGCTTTATCAGGCAGACACCAATTTTCAGTATCTTGATATAAGCTTTTTCCTTGATGTAGCTGTGAATCTTCCAGCAACAGAGTTTTTTACCTATACAGTAGATCCGTTAGATCCTAACAGAAGTTTGAAAGTTTTTACTCCCTATAATTACAACTTTACTTTAGACCCTAATGCTCCTTATGATGCAGATCCTCTTGGAGCTTTGCTAATGCCACAGCCTTCAGGTGGTCCTATAACTGATCCTTCATCATCTTTCACCAGCAATGGAGGAACTTTAACAGTCAAGTTTGCAGATAATCAGGCTGTAACTGTTAATATTTCAGCTAATGCTTCTTTGAATGACATTAGAGATGCAATAAACAATGATCCACAGGTTTCCAGATATGTGAAAGCATGGGTTGTAAATACAGGAACTTCAGCCTCTCCTGACTACCGACTGGTTATTTCAAGCATTCCCAATGGAAAAGCAGACAAAATAAGAATTGATGTAAATGCTCCATCAGCAGATAATCTCAATCTTTTAGCTTATAATCCTGAATCTGGCAATGTTTCAATGAGTTTTCAGGAAAACATAAATGGATACAACTACATAACCGATCCCGCTGATCCTGACTACTACAGCTTCAATAACAACTATCTCAATGAAAACTACTATCTCAGAGCTCTTTATTTTCTTAAGGTAGCCCTTGAAAACAATGATCAAGGAAGAATTCAGAAAGCAGTAGGATATCTTGACAAAATTGCAGACAAACTTTACTCACAGCAGTCTCAAATTGGAGCAAGGCTTAGCAAAATTGAAAATATTTCAGACTATAACCTTGATGTGGAAACAAACACTAAACAGTCTCTTTCAAATGATCGTGATGTAGATGCTGTTCAGGTTATTTCAGAGCTTAATCAGAGGATGACAGTACTGCAGGCATTAAGGGTTACATTAACGGACTTTTTCCGTAGTAATCTTTTTGATTTTCTGAGGTAG
- a CDS encoding NifB/NifX family molybdenum-iron cluster-binding protein, giving the protein MRLAIATEDGYVAQHFGRCPGFTIVDIEDGKVISKNLIENPGYKAHQPGAVPMFLRNQNVDCVISGGMGPNAVMNLQSSGIKVIVGVTGKVEDVIAQFLSGTLSGGESLCEHGHGHCEH; this is encoded by the coding sequence ATGAGATTAGCAATAGCAACAGAAGATGGATATGTAGCTCAACATTTTGGTAGATGCCCTGGCTTCACAATAGTAGATATTGAAGATGGAAAGGTTATCAGTAAAAATTTGATTGAAAATCCAGGTTATAAAGCCCACCAGCCAGGTGCTGTTCCAATGTTTTTGAGAAATCAGAATGTTGATTGTGTTATATCAGGTGGAATGGGCCCAAATGCTGTAATGAATCTTCAGTCCTCTGGAATAAAGGTAATTGTTGGAGTTACAGGGAAAGTGGAGGATGTTATTGCTCAATTTCTGAGCGGCACACTGAGTGGAGGAGAAAGCCTTTGTGAACATGGTCATGGACACTGTGAACATTAA
- a CDS encoding ATP-binding cassette domain-containing protein yields the protein MALSLSISNIHKSYNGRIILDECSFSFEKSGVYVLMGPNGSGKSTLLRICALLESPDKGEVIYSDEGKVIENDLNLRRRITLVLPNIGVFNATVFKNVAYGLEVRGMNKEEIKERVEKALDFVGLLHKKSQNALSLSSGEVKRMGIARAIVLEPEVLFLDEPTASVDHENTKIIEEIIVQLKQRLNSVIIMATHDYQSAKKAGDIFLFLEKGKLTVSFP from the coding sequence GTGGCTTTAAGCCTTAGTATCTCCAATATTCATAAATCTTATAATGGCAGGATTATCCTTGATGAGTGTTCCTTTTCATTTGAAAAAAGCGGAGTCTATGTTTTAATGGGACCAAATGGCTCAGGAAAATCAACTCTTTTAAGAATATGTGCACTCTTAGAAAGCCCTGATAAGGGTGAAGTTATCTATTCTGATGAAGGAAAAGTTATTGAAAATGATCTAAATCTTAGAAGAAGGATTACTTTGGTTTTACCAAACATTGGAGTTTTTAATGCAACGGTTTTTAAAAATGTTGCCTATGGCTTAGAAGTAAGAGGAATGAACAAAGAAGAAATAAAGGAAAGGGTTGAAAAAGCTCTTGATTTTGTTGGATTGTTACACAAGAAAAGTCAGAATGCCCTCAGTCTTTCAAGTGGAGAAGTAAAAAGAATGGGGATTGCCCGTGCAATTGTTTTAGAACCAGAGGTTTTGTTTCTTGATGAACCAACAGCGTCAGTGGATCACGAAAATACCAAAATAATTGAAGAAATTATTGTTCAGTTAAAACAAAGGCTTAACTCAGTAATTATCATGGCAACCCATGATTATCAATCAGCAAAAAAAGCTGGGGACATCTTTCTTTTTCTTGAAAAAGGAAAACTTACTGTTTCCTTTCCCTAA
- a CDS encoding CGGC domain-containing protein has translation MKKLAILKCAMIGEKNLCPGDAKCLVAFMRKEGEFERYKNEDAAIVGIMDCGGCEGNKTRAICSLLLLKLQLTALGENVDVLHIGTCIMKFCPRKEDIISAIKEKAGVEVIEGTHKYAPPTIFGK, from the coding sequence ATGAAAAAGTTAGCTATACTTAAATGTGCAATGATTGGGGAGAAAAATTTATGTCCTGGTGATGCAAAATGTCTCGTTGCTTTTATGCGTAAAGAAGGAGAGTTTGAGCGTTATAAAAATGAGGACGCTGCTATTGTTGGAATTATGGATTGCGGTGGCTGTGAAGGCAATAAAACAAGAGCAATATGTAGCCTTCTTCTTTTAAAGTTACAACTTACAGCTCTTGGTGAAAATGTTGATGTTTTACATATCGGAACATGTATTATGAAGTTTTGTCCGAGAAAAGAAGATATCATATCAGCTATAAAAGAAAAGGCGGGTGTAGAAGTAATTGAAGGAACACATAAATATGCACCACCAACAATTTTTGGTAAATAG
- a CDS encoding substrate-binding domain-containing protein, which produces MKIIVALMFSFLLMVNTAVAQDSVIVLATTTSVENSGLLSHILPVFEKKTGIKVKVVARGTGAAIEMGKRGDADAVLVHAKELELEGVREGWFVNRHDVCYNDFIIVGPKNDPAKIREVKKAVDAFKRIASSQSLFISRGDKSGTHVKELQIWQRAGIEPKGQRWYLEVGQGMEKTLRIANEKQAYTLTDRGTWLAIKDKLELAILFQGDPVLFNQYGVMAVNPEKHKHVKYKEAMKFINWIISKEGQEAIASFKDKFGNQLFIPNAK; this is translated from the coding sequence ATGAAAATTATAGTAGCTCTGATGTTTTCATTTTTACTTATGGTAAACACTGCAGTAGCTCAGGACAGTGTAATTGTCCTTGCAACAACCACTTCTGTGGAAAACTCAGGATTGCTAAGTCACATCCTGCCTGTTTTTGAGAAAAAAACAGGGATTAAGGTCAAGGTTGTTGCAAGAGGAACAGGTGCAGCAATTGAAATGGGTAAAAGAGGAGATGCTGATGCTGTGCTTGTCCATGCAAAGGAGCTTGAACTTGAAGGTGTAAGAGAGGGTTGGTTTGTAAACAGACACGATGTTTGCTACAATGATTTTATTATTGTGGGTCCAAAAAATGATCCTGCAAAAATAAGAGAAGTTAAAAAAGCAGTGGATGCCTTTAAAAGAATTGCCTCTTCACAGAGCCTTTTTATTTCAAGAGGAGACAAATCAGGCACTCATGTAAAGGAATTACAGATATGGCAGAGGGCAGGAATTGAACCTAAAGGACAGAGGTGGTATCTTGAAGTAGGACAGGGAATGGAAAAGACTTTAAGAATTGCAAATGAAAAACAGGCATACACACTTACTGACAGGGGAACATGGCTTGCAATAAAAGACAAGCTTGAGTTAGCAATACTTTTTCAGGGAGACCCTGTTTTATTTAATCAATACGGCGTTATGGCAGTTAACCCTGAAAAACATAAACATGTAAAATATAAAGAGGCAATGAAGTTTATAAACTGGATAATATCAAAGGAAGGGCAAGAGGCTATAGCATCATTTAAGGATAAGTTCGGGAATCAACTTTTTATTCCAAATGCAAAATGA
- a CDS encoding LysR family transcriptional regulator → MKKRGRKKLKDLHQFCITGSGKQGDYELKGKIWIEGKEGTFLGYGRIALLEKIKQYGSISKAAKALNMSYRQAWRLINSMNRQAGTPFVETQVGGQSGGGTKITEAAEKAIEQFLRIQEDFKKFLEEGIKNFRI, encoded by the coding sequence GTGAAAAAAAGAGGGAGAAAAAAATTAAAAGATCTACATCAGTTTTGTATTACTGGCAGTGGAAAACAGGGAGACTATGAGCTTAAAGGTAAAATCTGGATTGAAGGAAAAGAGGGAACTTTTCTTGGCTATGGAAGAATTGCACTGCTTGAGAAAATCAAGCAGTATGGCTCAATTTCAAAGGCAGCTAAAGCCCTTAACATGTCATACAGACAGGCATGGAGGCTTATAAATTCTATGAACAGGCAGGCAGGAACGCCTTTTGTGGAGACACAGGTTGGTGGTCAAAGCGGTGGCGGAACAAAGATTACAGAGGCTGCTGAAAAAGCAATTGAGCAGTTCTTGAGAATTCAGGAAGATTTTAAAAAATTTCTTGAAGAAGGTATTAAAAATTTCAGAATTTAA
- the flgK gene encoding flagellar hook-associated protein FlgK has translation MALTALFDIGKTGVLTYQKALEVVSHNIANAATEGYTRQDVIFENMPSGVISAQGVSGRGVKLSDIRRMYDSFIDLQLKTESSRSAYWDVLQNGMLRLENIFNDASDVALSNVINDFFNAWQELSQNPQGTTERSLLLDKANYLAQRMNVSYKSLIDERYEIYQDSQNLVNQVNQYLDQINELNEKIAASPGSLDAKDQRDNLVKQLNDIVQITYFEDNAGRYSILLGGMPLVDGGKVYHMSVGLDSNQNMRFTVETASGSIDATQLIQGGKLKAEIDLRDNVIPEYMNKLNMFVFDLTEAVNAQHRLGYGLDGSTGNNFFKPVYDLNLTAGSYNDITFKINSMNTNTYDEYRIQFDGTNWTVTDNTTSSSVTPTVTSWTEGTDTYYKLSFNDIEITLKNPSNNLDFTFQIKPNTSFYFGVAITDTNKIAAAKSDPTGSTSGPMDNENARAVYGLLDGQIIGNAKPIDFYRSIVSEIGVYSSSAQTQKNFQDALVQEMQKRRQDISGVSLDEEAVNLVKYQKMYEASARVIRVADEILSTLFDMVR, from the coding sequence ATGGCACTGACTGCTCTTTTTGATATCGGTAAAACAGGTGTTTTAACATATCAGAAGGCTCTTGAAGTTGTCTCTCATAATATTGCCAATGCAGCAACAGAGGGTTATACAAGGCAGGATGTTATATTTGAAAATATGCCATCAGGAGTGATAAGTGCTCAGGGAGTTTCAGGTAGAGGAGTAAAGCTTTCTGATATACGAAGAATGTATGATTCTTTTATAGATCTTCAGCTTAAAACAGAAAGTTCTCGTTCTGCCTACTGGGATGTTCTTCAGAATGGAATGCTCAGACTTGAAAACATATTCAATGATGCTTCAGATGTAGCACTCAGCAATGTAATAAATGACTTTTTTAATGCATGGCAGGAACTAAGCCAGAATCCACAGGGAACAACAGAGCGCTCCCTACTTCTTGACAAAGCAAATTATCTTGCTCAGAGAATGAATGTTTCATACAAGTCACTAATTGATGAAAGATACGAAATATATCAGGACAGTCAGAATCTCGTTAATCAGGTAAACCAATATCTTGACCAGATAAATGAATTGAATGAAAAGATTGCTGCAAGCCCGGGTTCTCTTGATGCAAAGGATCAGAGAGATAATCTTGTAAAACAGCTCAATGACATTGTTCAGATAACATATTTTGAGGATAATGCAGGAAGATACTCAATTTTACTTGGTGGAATGCCTCTTGTTGACGGTGGAAAGGTTTACCATATGAGTGTTGGATTGGACAGCAATCAGAACATGCGTTTTACAGTTGAGACAGCTTCAGGAAGCATTGATGCAACCCAATTAATTCAGGGTGGAAAGCTGAAAGCAGAGATTGATTTAAGAGATAATGTAATTCCTGAGTATATGAATAAGCTTAACATGTTTGTTTTTGATTTAACAGAAGCAGTAAATGCCCAGCATAGATTAGGGTATGGACTTGATGGAAGCACGGGGAATAATTTTTTTAAGCCAGTTTACGATTTAAATTTAACAGCGGGTTCATATAACGATATTACATTCAAAATAAATAGCATGAATACAAACACTTATGATGAATACAGAATTCAGTTTGACGGAACTAACTGGACAGTAACAGACAACACAACTTCTTCTTCTGTTACTCCCACAGTAACTTCATGGACAGAAGGAACGGACACTTACTATAAGTTAAGCTTTAATGACATTGAGATAACATTAAAAAATCCATCAAACAATCTTGATTTCACCTTCCAGATAAAACCAAACACATCCTTTTATTTTGGAGTTGCCATTACAGATACAAACAAGATCGCTGCTGCTAAGAGTGATCCAACAGGTTCCACAAGTGGTCCAATGGATAATGAAAATGCAAGGGCAGTATATGGATTGCTTGATGGGCAAATAATCGGAAATGCAAAGCCAATAGATTTCTACAGGTCAATTGTCTCAGAAATTGGAGTTTACTCTTCAAGTGCTCAGACTCAAAAAAACTTTCAGGATGCTTTGGTTCAGGAGATGCAAAAGCGAAGGCAGGATATTTCAGGTGTAAGTCTTGATGAAGAAGCTGTAAACCTCGTTAAATATCAGAAGATGTACGAAGCCTCAGCAAGAGTGATAAGAGTTGCCGATGAAATACTTTCAACCCTCTTTGATATGGTGAGGTAA
- the fliW gene encoding flagellar assembly protein FliW: MIKINTERFGELQIDENEIINFPYGIPGVPFERFILKELIDPVKWLIAVDDPDVAMLVVSPFNYFPTYGFELSEEIASVLEAEKQEDIEVYVALLKYNDGVAANLKSPFVINRNKKIGVQILLEDERYSFKEPIRK, translated from the coding sequence GTGATAAAGATTAATACAGAAAGATTTGGTGAACTTCAGATTGATGAAAATGAAATAATTAACTTTCCCTACGGAATCCCTGGAGTTCCCTTTGAGAGATTTATTCTAAAGGAGCTTATTGATCCTGTAAAATGGCTTATTGCCGTGGATGACCCTGATGTGGCAATGCTTGTTGTCTCTCCATTTAACTATTTCCCTACCTATGGATTTGAACTCAGTGAGGAGATTGCATCAGTACTTGAAGCAGAAAAGCAAGAGGATATAGAGGTTTATGTAGCACTGTTAAAATACAACGATGGAGTAGCAGCCAATCTTAAGTCTCCTTTTGTAATTAACAGGAATAAAAAAATTGGGGTCCAGATTCTCCTTGAAGATGAAAGATACAGCTTTAAGGAGCCAATAAGAAAGTGA
- the csrA gene encoding carbon storage regulator CsrA has product MLILTRKQGQSIRVGDDILIKIVDVDGSQVKIGIEAPKGVPIFREELYEKLKESNIEALKASKELKAEDLIK; this is encoded by the coding sequence TTGTTAATACTTACAAGAAAACAAGGTCAATCAATAAGAGTGGGCGATGATATTCTGATTAAAATCGTTGATGTTGATGGCTCTCAGGTAAAAATCGGCATTGAAGCACCAAAGGGTGTTCCCATTTTTAGAGAAGAATTATATGAAAAACTCAAAGAGAGTAACATAGAGGCATTGAAGGCTTCAAAGGAATTAAAAGCGGAGGATTTGATAAAGTGA
- a CDS encoding ATP-dependent Clp protease proteolytic subunit has protein sequence MHLDPTIFFWIFLIIIAIQPIIRQKLLENARMRLIAEIEKQRGSRVILLVHRQETMSFLGFPIMRYIDINDSEEVLRAIHLTDDETPIDLVVHTPGGLAIAATQIARALSRQKGKVTVFVPHYAMSGGTLIALSADEIVMCEHAVLGPLDPQIGGQPAVSVLSVLQKKPLSEIDDNTLILADQAEKAIRQMKETIIEILSHKHTIEKAQDIAEKLVSGKWTHDYPISTEEAKQIGLPVSTDMPKEIMFLMNLYPQPVRQSVEYIPVRKTGKV, from the coding sequence ATGCATCTTGATCCAACAATATTTTTCTGGATTTTTCTCATAATAATTGCAATTCAGCCAATTATCCGACAAAAGCTTCTTGAAAATGCGAGGATGAGACTCATAGCAGAAATTGAAAAACAACGGGGTAGCCGGGTAATACTTCTTGTTCACAGGCAGGAAACCATGAGTTTTCTTGGTTTTCCGATAATGAGATATATAGACATTAATGACTCTGAAGAAGTCTTAAGAGCAATACATCTAACTGATGATGAAACTCCGATTGACCTTGTCGTTCATACACCTGGAGGTCTTGCTATTGCTGCAACACAGATTGCAAGAGCTCTTTCAAGACAGAAAGGTAAAGTTACAGTTTTTGTCCCTCATTATGCGATGTCCGGTGGAACTTTGATTGCCCTTTCAGCAGATGAGATTGTAATGTGTGAACATGCAGTGCTTGGTCCGCTTGACCCCCAGATTGGAGGACAACCTGCTGTTTCGGTTTTAAGTGTTCTTCAGAAAAAACCCTTAAGCGAGATTGATGATAATACTCTAATTTTAGCTGATCAGGCTGAAAAAGCAATAAGACAGATGAAAGAAACAATAATAGAGATTCTCTCCCATAAGCACACAATTGAAAAAGCTCAGGATATTGCAGAAAAGCTTGTTTCAGGAAAGTGGACCCATGATTATCCAATAAGCACTGAAGAGGCAAAACAGATAGGACTTCCTGTAAGCACTGATATGCCAAAAGAAATTATGTTTCTTATGAATCTTTATCCTCAACCTGTAAGACAATCAGTAGAATATATTCCTGTAAGAAAAACGGGAAAAGTTTAA
- a CDS encoding DUF5320 domain-containing protein gives MPWGDRTGPLGAGPRTGRGLGFCGGFATPGYMNPAPGRGFGRGRGWRCFGGLARRFRWFWRAPFFGISSREEVDLLREEAEILRKNLEAVQKRLSELEKGETK, from the coding sequence ATGCCATGGGGTGACAGAACAGGACCTCTTGGAGCAGGTCCAAGAACAGGCAGAGGCTTGGGATTTTGTGGTGGATTTGCAACTCCAGGATATATGAATCCTGCACCAGGTAGAGGCTTTGGAAGAGGCAGAGGATGGAGATGCTTTGGAGGTTTGGCAAGGAGATTTAGATGGTTCTGGAGAGCACCTTTTTTCGGAATTTCTTCAAGAGAAGAGGTGGATTTACTCAGAGAAGAAGCAGAAATACTTAGAAAAAATCTTGAAGCAGTTCAGAAGCGTCTGAGTGAGCTTGAAAAAGGTGAAACAAAGTAA
- a CDS encoding methyltransferase domain-containing protein — protein sequence MKVWKAKGRIELNFNGYDFHIKPGDKFLFADDVFNLLPEQAKSAFEQAHSVLPPFYKGEPLRGKTLLVIAQAAIGDALCMTPALREIKKKYPDMTLNVSISGRAKPVLEGLPYIDNLLPMPIPFKEVARADYIVKVVEMVNTPQFDNLSLIDYYLWKLYIYKAEKETPDVLVDEAILHEMKERFDRIREASGGKKVLLFHYLASSVHRTLPPRLLKEIEDLIWDEYVPVICALPDEDITVETALDVYGIRAANFSVFMKDIKYLIASVALSDAVITADTATLHIAAGLGKPTVLISGPIDAELRASNYSTVIPVSPNYKGQTCISPCMQHATTEPCIEAQVKRQFYSPCIDSIPPKVIYLALKDAELLLQKEYEKPERCIVCDFNGDIPLFEVINSARVFECPSCGLQFTYPMKVMDYDEAYDKEYDNLLKFGELSYEFYQNLKDEKVEIENWSRLPRFNILIPILSLLPKGRLLDIGCSTGFFMLIAKKLGFEVYGMEASEKAVKIAKDKFKLNVVQALTLDELSEEVKNPYDIITAFEVLEHVHEPMKFLTDIYFLLKQEGIFILSCPPFYKFENTAKGYRKYKWWYNDYPPHHVTRWKPWTLHYSLKKAGFDEVHLFTEPLIPGTVLEGVNPFSVNLKLPDGKTINIDTNLTKAIVLETLKPLYLNSRLLGNFQYAIAVKGKNSINLEEIIKKAIKYSAVEIIWGKGDKL from the coding sequence GTGAAAGTCTGGAAGGCAAAAGGTAGAATTGAGCTGAATTTTAATGGTTATGATTTTCATATTAAACCAGGAGATAAGTTTCTCTTTGCTGATGATGTGTTCAACCTTCTTCCAGAACAGGCAAAATCAGCCTTTGAGCAGGCACACAGCGTGCTTCCACCTTTTTACAAAGGTGAACCTCTCAGAGGTAAAACTCTCCTCGTCATAGCTCAGGCAGCAATTGGTGATGCTCTTTGTATGACGCCTGCATTAAGGGAGATTAAAAAGAAGTATCCGGATATGACTCTTAATGTAAGCATCTCTGGAAGAGCAAAGCCTGTGCTTGAAGGTTTGCCCTATATTGATAATTTACTTCCTATGCCCATTCCATTTAAAGAGGTAGCAAGGGCTGATTACATTGTTAAAGTTGTAGAGATGGTTAATACACCACAGTTTGACAACCTCTCTTTGATTGATTACTATTTATGGAAACTTTACATTTATAAGGCAGAAAAAGAGACTCCAGATGTACTTGTGGATGAAGCAATTTTACATGAGATGAAGGAGCGATTTGACAGAATAAGGGAGGCCTCGGGTGGTAAAAAAGTTTTGCTTTTTCATTACCTTGCCTCATCTGTTCATAGAACATTACCTCCAAGACTTTTAAAAGAAATAGAAGATTTAATCTGGGATGAATATGTGCCTGTAATATGTGCACTTCCAGATGAAGACATAACTGTTGAGACAGCTCTTGATGTATACGGGATAAGGGCTGCAAACTTTTCAGTTTTCATGAAGGATATTAAGTATCTGATTGCTTCTGTGGCGCTCTCAGATGCTGTTATTACAGCTGATACAGCAACGCTTCATATAGCTGCAGGCTTGGGTAAGCCTACTGTGCTTATTTCAGGACCAATTGATGCAGAATTAAGAGCGTCAAATTATTCCACAGTTATACCTGTTTCACCGAACTATAAAGGGCAGACATGTATTTCTCCCTGCATGCAGCATGCCACTACAGAGCCTTGCATTGAAGCTCAGGTAAAAAGGCAGTTTTACAGCCCCTGCATAGACAGTATTCCACCAAAAGTCATTTATCTTGCCCTTAAAGATGCTGAATTGCTGCTTCAGAAAGAATATGAAAAGCCTGAAAGATGTATTGTATGTGATTTTAACGGAGATATACCTCTCTTTGAAGTAATAAATAGTGCAAGAGTGTTTGAATGCCCTTCCTGTGGTTTGCAGTTTACCTATCCCATGAAGGTTATGGATTATGATGAGGCATACGATAAAGAATATGATAATCTACTTAAGTTTGGTGAATTGTCTTATGAGTTTTATCAGAATTTGAAAGACGAAAAAGTAGAGATAGAGAACTGGAGCAGACTACCGAGATTTAATATATTAATTCCAATTCTGTCACTGCTTCCAAAGGGAAGACTGCTTGATATTGGTTGTTCCACTGGATTTTTTATGCTCATAGCAAAAAAACTCGGGTTTGAAGTTTACGGGATGGAGGCTTCAGAGAAGGCAGTAAAAATCGCAAAGGATAAATTTAAATTGAATGTTGTTCAGGCTTTAACTCTTGATGAACTTTCTGAGGAGGTTAAAAATCCCTATGACATTATCACAGCCTTTGAGGTTTTAGAGCATGTTCATGAACCCATGAAATTTTTAACTGATATATACTTTCTTCTCAAACAAGAAGGCATTTTTATTCTAAGCTGTCCGCCATTTTATAAATTTGAAAACACAGCTAAGGGATACAGAAAATACAAATGGTGGTATAATGATTATCCACCCCATCATGTAACACGATGGAAGCCATGGACACTTCATTATTCGCTTAAGAAAGCTGGATTTGATGAGGTGCATTTATTTACAGAGCCTTTGATCCCAGGAACAGTTCTTGAAGGAGTAAATCCTTTTAGTGTTAATCTTAAACTTCCTGATGGAAAGACTATAAATATTGATACAAATTTAACGAAAGCAATCGTCTTAGAAACTTTAAAACCTCTTTATCTAAACTCTCGGCTGCTTGGTAATTTTCAATATGCCATTGCCGTGAAGGGGAAAAATTCAATTAATCTTGAAGAAATCATAAAAAAGGCAATAAAATACTCAGCAGTAGAAATAATCTGGGGAAAAGGTGATAAGCTTTGA
- a CDS encoding ABC transporter permease: MNFIVESFKQAFYLILHLDKELMEIILMSLRVSLTALFIATISGIPFGAFLGLKSFSGRNALITLVNTFMGLPPVVVGLFLYLMLSRSGPLGFLSLLYTPTAMIIAQSILAFPIVAAITHSSIVKVDPAVKLAAKTLGATSFQIAVTVIKEARYGIMAGVCAALGRVMAEVGAILIVGGNIAGYTRVMTTTIALETDKGNFELAMALGIILLLISFTINIVLFSIQKKGIRESIQWL, from the coding sequence ATGAACTTTATCGTAGAGTCCTTTAAACAGGCATTTTATCTTATTTTACACCTTGATAAAGAGCTGATGGAGATAATTCTTATGTCTCTGAGGGTTTCTCTTACAGCTCTTTTTATAGCAACAATTTCAGGGATACCTTTTGGTGCTTTTCTTGGATTAAAGAGTTTTTCAGGCAGGAACGCATTAATAACACTGGTTAATACATTCATGGGGCTTCCTCCTGTTGTTGTTGGATTGTTTCTCTATCTAATGCTATCGCGTAGTGGACCACTTGGTTTTTTAAGTCTTCTTTATACTCCTACTGCAATGATTATTGCCCAGAGCATTCTCGCATTCCCAATTGTTGCAGCCATTACCCATTCATCAATTGTTAAAGTGGACCCTGCAGTGAAACTCGCTGCAAAAACTCTTGGAGCCACTTCCTTTCAGATAGCAGTTACAGTAATAAAAGAAGCAAGATATGGAATAATGGCTGGAGTCTGTGCCGCTCTTGGAAGGGTTATGGCTGAAGTTGGAGCAATACTTATTGTTGGAGGAAATATTGCAGGATATACCAGAGTAATGACAACAACAATCGCCCTTGAAACGGACAAAGGTAACTTTGAGCTTGCAATGGCACTTGGAATAATACTTCTACTAATTTCCTTTACAATAAACATTGTTTTATTTTCAATTCAGAAAAAAGGCATAAGGGAGTCAATCCAGTGGCTTTAA